The following are encoded together in the Deinococcus yavapaiensis KR-236 genome:
- a CDS encoding family 43 glycosylhydrolase yields MTTNSFDQDSKLDAPTAARRTSITPGQPWLDTNGNLIQAHGGSILYDAGTFYWYGENKEHTTGHTDTWHWGVRCYASQDLYNWEDRGVIIPPVLDDPTSPLHPSQKMDRPHIIHNRFTGQYVCWIKVMYPDDTQKSSVLVADSLLGPYRVVRSHLRPLGMSAGDFDLVVDPVDGKGYYIFERVHSELIIADLTDDYTNVTGYYSTHFPHPHPPFVREAPAYFRRGSLHYLFTSGTSGYFPNASEVAVAKTYHGPWTVLGDPHPNDETRTSYRSQICSVFKHPHKKDLFIALADRWLGDRDVDARKAAMMFETAFASGRPADFFRQYEQEDPEVFAAPDTSRAGYVWLPVRFDGDMAYLDWQDEWRIEDYE; encoded by the coding sequence ATGACTACGAACTCATTCGACCAGGACTCGAAGCTCGACGCGCCCACGGCGGCTCGGCGCACGTCCATCACGCCCGGCCAACCCTGGCTGGACACCAACGGCAACCTCATCCAAGCGCACGGTGGCTCCATCTTGTACGACGCTGGCACCTTCTACTGGTACGGCGAGAACAAGGAGCACACGACCGGCCACACGGACACCTGGCATTGGGGCGTGCGCTGCTACGCCTCGCAAGACTTGTACAACTGGGAAGATCGCGGCGTCATCATTCCGCCCGTCCTCGACGATCCCACCTCACCGTTGCATCCCTCGCAGAAGATGGACCGGCCGCACATCATCCACAACCGCTTCACCGGACAGTACGTCTGCTGGATCAAGGTGATGTACCCGGACGACACGCAAAAATCCAGCGTGCTCGTCGCGGACTCCCTGCTCGGCCCGTACCGCGTCGTGCGCAGCCACCTCCGCCCGCTCGGGATGAGCGCCGGTGACTTCGACCTCGTCGTGGACCCCGTCGACGGCAAGGGGTACTACATCTTCGAGCGGGTGCACAGCGAACTGATCATCGCGGACCTCACCGACGATTACACGAACGTCACCGGGTACTACTCCACGCACTTTCCGCACCCGCACCCGCCGTTCGTGCGCGAAGCGCCCGCCTACTTTCGTCGCGGCTCCCTGCATTACCTGTTCACGTCTGGCACGAGCGGGTACTTCCCGAACGCGTCCGAAGTGGCGGTGGCGAAGACGTACCATGGACCTTGGACGGTGCTGGGCGACCCTCACCCGAATGATGAAACCCGGACGTCGTACCGCTCGCAAATCTGCTCGGTGTTCAAGCATCCGCACAAGAAGGACTTGTTCATTGCCCTCGCCGATCGTTGGCTGGGCGATCGTGACGTCGACGCGCGTAAAGCCGCGATGATGTTCGAGACGGCTTTCGCCAGCGGACGTCCGGCGGACTTCTTCCGGCAGTACGAGCAGGAGGATCCCGAGGTCTTCGCCGCTCCGGACACGTCCCGCGCCGGGTACGTGTGGCTGCCCGTACGTTTCGACGGGGACATGGCGTACCTCGATTGGCAGGACGAGTGGCGCATCGAGGATTACGAGTAA
- a CDS encoding excalibur calcium-binding domain-containing protein, translating to MFRTDVHGTVTFTVKANGTFTTSVSKGPAPTTTKAVPVTPLPSSNVTYANCAAVRAAGAAPIRVGQPGYSRMLDRDGDGVACE from the coding sequence GTGTTCCGTACGGACGTGCACGGCACCGTGACGTTCACGGTGAAGGCGAACGGGACGTTCACGACGAGCGTGTCGAAAGGACCGGCCCCAACCACGACGAAGGCCGTGCCCGTCACGCCGTTGCCATCGTCGAACGTCACGTACGCGAACTGCGCGGCCGTGCGAGCGGCGGGCGCCGCACCGATTCGCGTGGGGCAGCCGGGGTACAGCCGTATGCTCGACCGGGATGGGGACGGCGTCGCGTGTGAGTAG
- a CDS encoding carbohydrate ABC transporter permease, protein MQRSASAPRGETAPRTNPLAKLARLPIALLVLIAVFVSVYPVVWIFLSSLKGSTEFTANPMWALPQGLEWSNYARAWTEGNMSKYFVNSVLSVLPALALVIGLGTMAAFGIEIMRWKLRNLTSLLFLAGIMVPIQIVILPLFTMYFKVHLLDTRLALILTYTAFGLPLVVFFLVGYFKSFAREIIEAAIVDGASIYQVFFKIALPMVSNAVVTVALVQFFFMWNDLLVSLTFIQNPDMRTVQSGLLAFTGQYGQREWGPTFASISLAVAPTVLVYLMLNQMVMKGMAAGAVKG, encoded by the coding sequence ATGCAACGTTCCGCTTCCGCGCCGCGCGGCGAAACCGCGCCGCGCACCAACCCGCTCGCGAAACTCGCTCGCCTGCCGATCGCCCTGCTCGTCCTCATTGCCGTGTTCGTCTCCGTCTACCCGGTCGTGTGGATCTTCCTGTCGAGCCTCAAAGGCTCGACCGAATTCACCGCGAATCCCATGTGGGCGTTGCCGCAAGGCCTCGAGTGGAGCAACTACGCCCGCGCGTGGACCGAAGGCAACATGAGCAAGTACTTCGTGAACAGCGTGCTGTCCGTCCTCCCGGCGCTCGCGCTGGTGATCGGCCTGGGCACCATGGCCGCGTTCGGCATCGAAATCATGCGGTGGAAGCTGCGCAATCTCACGTCGCTGTTGTTCCTCGCGGGCATCATGGTGCCCATCCAAATCGTGATCCTGCCGCTGTTCACGATGTACTTCAAGGTGCACCTGCTCGACACGCGCCTCGCGTTGATCCTCACGTACACCGCGTTCGGCCTCCCCTTGGTCGTGTTCTTCCTCGTGGGATACTTCAAGTCTTTCGCGCGTGAAATCATCGAAGCGGCCATCGTCGACGGCGCCAGCATCTACCAAGTGTTCTTCAAGATCGCCTTGCCGATGGTGTCGAACGCCGTCGTGACCGTCGCCCTCGTGCAGTTCTTCTTCATGTGGAACGACCTGCTCGTCTCGCTGACGTTCATTCAAAACCCGGACATGCGCACGGTACAATCCGGCCTCTTGGCGTTCACCGGGCAGTACGGGCAGCGCGAATGGGGGCCGACCTTCGCGTCCATCTCCCTCGCCGTCGCGCCCACCGTGCTCGTGTACCTCATGCTCAACCAAATGGTCATGAAAGGCATGGCCGCCGGCGCCGTCAAAGGCTGA
- a CDS encoding LacI family DNA-binding transcriptional regulator: MKRATIKDVAAYAGVSFKTVSYVLNGGDKVSDKTRNAVLEAVRSLDYQPHRAARAMRTGQAFSIALVGYGQNDIPSYGNLADPAIALIVAAMAATAEARGYTLSLSNFTRSDLSAYERGLAQGQFDGGIFIPFANNPGALEPFLSSPLVVIDQPNLPNDVPVVCVDYRSGVREAVTHLAARGRRRIGFIGGPRDLNAYHNTERYGGYFDGLTTNGLTLDDALVVAADYSFEGARAVARALLTAKPDAIVAASDRMAIGALREAHALGLRVPEDLAIVGFDDLEAARYVDPPLTTVHHPLTDLGRHAAEMMLARIENRLPADQRRATLRTHLVVRASS; this comes from the coding sequence GTGAAACGCGCCACGATCAAAGATGTCGCCGCCTACGCTGGCGTCTCCTTCAAAACGGTGTCGTACGTCCTCAACGGAGGCGACAAGGTCTCCGACAAAACCCGGAACGCCGTCCTCGAAGCCGTTCGCTCCCTCGATTACCAACCGCACCGCGCGGCGCGCGCCATGCGCACCGGCCAAGCCTTCTCCATCGCCCTCGTCGGATACGGCCAAAACGACATCCCCTCGTACGGCAACCTTGCCGATCCCGCCATCGCCTTGATCGTCGCCGCCATGGCCGCCACCGCCGAAGCGCGCGGCTACACGCTGAGCTTGTCGAACTTCACACGCTCGGACCTCAGTGCGTACGAACGCGGTCTCGCGCAAGGACAATTCGACGGCGGCATCTTCATCCCCTTCGCCAACAACCCGGGCGCCCTCGAACCGTTCCTCAGCTCCCCGCTCGTCGTCATCGACCAGCCCAACTTGCCGAACGACGTGCCGGTCGTGTGCGTCGACTACCGCTCGGGCGTTCGCGAAGCCGTGACGCACCTGGCCGCGCGCGGCCGTCGCCGTATCGGCTTCATCGGCGGACCACGTGACTTGAACGCCTACCACAACACCGAACGCTACGGCGGCTACTTCGACGGGCTCACCACGAACGGTTTGACACTCGATGACGCACTCGTCGTAGCCGCCGATTACTCGTTCGAAGGAGCGCGGGCCGTGGCCCGCGCGCTGCTCACCGCGAAGCCCGACGCGATCGTCGCTGCGTCCGACCGCATGGCCATCGGCGCGCTGCGCGAAGCGCACGCGCTCGGACTTCGCGTGCCCGAAGATCTCGCCATCGTGGGTTTCGACGACCTCGAAGCTGCGCGGTACGTCGACCCGCCCCTCACGACAGTGCATCACCCTCTGACCGACCTCGGGCGTCACGCCGCCGAAATGATGCTTGCGCGCATCGAAAACCGCTTGCCCGCCGATCAACGCCGCGCCACCTTGCGAACGCACCTCGTCGTGCGCGCCTCCAGCTGA
- a CDS encoding ROK family transcriptional regulator, translating into MTPLKGDPSALRAHNRRVILNHLRRLGPISRTQLVELTGLSSASITSITADLIQERLLTERSIGEAGISGGRRPIYLDIDYTAHYAIGFKLREHRIEAVLTDLSTQILAHHTDTLDSHDPHHVTSHIHRVCKTLYRRARINPEGVIGIGIGLVGVIDALKGTVVNAPLLGWRDVPLSQLVQRRTGLPTHIDNDVNSLAAAERLFGHGKHTNHFLTIALGRGLGSALVLNGDLHRGRQGGAGEFGHNIITPNGRRCSCGRHGCLEAYTAEPALLAQLHERHPDLTERITTIDALVTLADQGHASATDVLSTAGRLLGTHLSYLVNTLNPELIIIAGEGTRLGPHYFEPLRDAIHTNAFDGLAHDLPLIIDTWPNDDFTLWARGAASLAVQCAFDFGTLLKGTNLTHPS; encoded by the coding sequence GTGACCCCCCTCAAAGGCGACCCCAGCGCACTACGAGCCCACAACCGCCGCGTCATCCTCAATCACTTGAGGCGACTCGGCCCCATCAGCCGCACCCAACTCGTCGAACTGACCGGCCTGAGCTCCGCGTCCATCACCAGCATCACCGCCGACCTCATCCAAGAACGCCTCCTCACCGAGCGCAGCATCGGCGAAGCCGGCATCAGCGGCGGCCGCCGCCCCATCTACCTCGACATCGACTACACCGCTCACTATGCCATCGGCTTCAAACTTCGCGAACACCGCATCGAAGCCGTCCTCACCGACCTCTCCACCCAGATCCTCGCCCACCACACCGACACGCTCGACAGCCACGACCCTCACCACGTCACCTCGCACATCCACCGCGTCTGCAAGACCCTCTACCGCCGCGCCCGCATCAACCCCGAAGGCGTCATTGGCATCGGCATCGGCCTCGTCGGCGTCATCGACGCCCTCAAAGGCACCGTCGTGAACGCCCCCCTGCTCGGCTGGCGTGACGTGCCCCTCTCGCAACTCGTTCAGCGCCGCACCGGCCTCCCCACCCACATCGACAACGACGTCAACAGCCTCGCCGCTGCCGAACGCCTGTTCGGGCACGGCAAACACACCAACCACTTCCTCACCATCGCCCTCGGCCGCGGCCTCGGCAGCGCCCTCGTCCTCAACGGCGACTTGCACCGCGGCCGCCAAGGCGGCGCCGGCGAATTCGGCCACAACATCATCACCCCGAACGGCCGACGCTGCAGTTGCGGCCGCCACGGCTGCCTCGAAGCCTACACGGCCGAACCGGCCCTGCTCGCGCAACTTCACGAACGCCACCCGGACTTAACCGAACGCATCACCACCATCGACGCGCTCGTCACCCTCGCCGATCAAGGACACGCCAGCGCGACCGACGTTCTCTCTACGGCCGGCCGCTTGCTCGGCACGCACTTGTCCTACCTCGTCAACACCCTCAATCCCGAATTGATCATCATCGCCGGCGAAGGCACCCGGCTCGGCCCGCACTACTTCGAACCCCTACGCGACGCCATCCACACCAACGCCTTCGACGGCCTCGCCCACGACCTTCCCCTGATCATCGACACCTGGCCTAACGACGACTTCACCCTCTGGGCACGCGGCGCGGCCAGCCTCGCCGTGCAGTGCGCGTTCGACTTCGGAACGCTCCTGAAAGGAACCAACCTGACCCACCCGTCCTGA
- a CDS encoding ComEC/Rec2 family competence protein, with protein MKRLVLAALLLVSTAEAQDLVIRFLDVGQGDAVLVITPDGKSMLYDAGRGRAAELLRSFGVKQLDLAVMSQGDADHIGGFEFVAQAFKPRSLTYARVLAAFGAAGTQGLRATARTINLGTSVKLQVIPAPSSVPAKDQNANFVGVLLTYGTFKLFLGGTRNRAPRTVGRRRTDRNCAA; from the coding sequence GTGAAGCGCCTCGTGCTGGCCGCGCTTCTCCTCGTCTCGACGGCTGAAGCTCAGGATCTCGTAATTCGCTTTCTGGATGTCGGGCAAGGGGACGCGGTGCTCGTCATCACTCCGGACGGGAAGAGCATGCTGTACGACGCGGGTCGTGGTCGCGCGGCTGAGTTGCTGCGGTCGTTCGGCGTGAAGCAACTCGACCTTGCGGTGATGAGCCAAGGCGACGCGGATCATATTGGCGGCTTCGAGTTCGTCGCGCAGGCGTTCAAGCCGCGCTCGCTTACGTACGCGCGCGTCCTCGCCGCGTTTGGGGCCGCAGGCACGCAAGGGTTGCGTGCGACGGCTCGCACCATCAACCTCGGCACGAGCGTGAAGTTGCAAGTGATTCCCGCGCCGAGCAGTGTGCCCGCCAAGGATCAGAACGCGAACTTCGTCGGGGTGCTGTTGACGTACGGGACGTTCAAGCTGTTCCTCGGGGGGACGCGGAACCGAGCACCACGAACGGTTGGGCGGCGGCGTACGGACCGCAACTGCGCGGCATGA
- a CDS encoding carbohydrate ABC transporter permease, producing the protein MDRTLRDWRAILFFVGPAMLLYGAVLLVPILWSLGYTVFEGSPIAGFKFVGFDNYARLAQDPTFWKALWFGTKYALFVSAGQVIFGLLLALLYAFYLKRSSVLVRTLVFLPVVLPTVAIAQMFAKLFAIAPQYGLVNSVLANLGLDSLVQAWLGQGDTAFWIIGVMDIWKAMGFYAILLYTGLVDIPEDVIEAARLDGAQGWALSRFVVLPLLAPITVASLIFSLNGTLKVFDSIMALTGGGPGTATTPLTLYMYKTSFTYGEYGYGSTLALTLAVQCLLVTLLIFWRSRRAGGGA; encoded by the coding sequence ATGGACAGAACGTTGCGCGATTGGCGAGCGATCCTCTTCTTCGTCGGCCCCGCCATGCTGCTGTACGGCGCGGTGCTGCTCGTCCCGATCTTGTGGTCACTCGGTTACACCGTCTTCGAAGGCTCCCCGATCGCGGGCTTCAAGTTCGTCGGCTTCGATAATTACGCGCGCCTCGCCCAGGACCCCACCTTTTGGAAGGCGCTGTGGTTCGGCACGAAGTACGCGCTGTTCGTCTCCGCCGGGCAAGTCATCTTCGGCCTCTTGCTCGCCCTGTTGTACGCCTTCTACCTCAAACGCAGCAGCGTGCTCGTGCGCACCCTGGTGTTCCTGCCCGTCGTGCTGCCCACCGTGGCCATCGCGCAGATGTTCGCCAAGCTCTTCGCCATCGCCCCGCAGTACGGCCTCGTCAACAGCGTCCTCGCGAACCTCGGCCTCGACTCGCTCGTGCAAGCGTGGCTCGGGCAAGGTGACACCGCCTTTTGGATCATCGGCGTCATGGACATCTGGAAGGCGATGGGCTTCTACGCCATCTTGCTGTACACCGGCCTCGTCGACATTCCCGAAGACGTCATCGAAGCGGCGCGCCTTGACGGCGCGCAAGGCTGGGCGTTGTCACGCTTCGTGGTCTTGCCGCTCCTCGCGCCCATCACGGTCGCGTCGCTGATCTTCAGCCTCAACGGCACCCTCAAAGTCTTCGATTCGATCATGGCCCTCACGGGCGGCGGCCCCGGCACCGCCACGACGCCGTTGACGTTGTACATGTACAAAACGTCATTCACGTACGGCGAGTACGGCTACGGCAGCACCCTCGCGCTGACCCTCGCCGTGCAATGCCTCCTCGTCACCTTGCTGATCTTCTGGCGCTCGCGTCGCGCGGGCGGAGGAGCCTGA
- a CDS encoding glycoside hydrolase family 78 protein, translating into MTITSPTTPDVTSSQTPRVRDVRAEHHREARGIGETKPRVSWRTETTAVNWRQRAYELEARDANGDLIGVTGRLKSDASLLQPWPFRPLTARERVAVRVRVWSDDERVSDWSDPLDIELGLLEPSDWTARVITPDRDEDFTTPQPCPLLRREFDAQPGVTHARLYITAHGVYEAHLNGQRVGDHVLAPGWTSYDTRLRYQTFDVTPLVRTGRNALGALIGDGWYRGRLGFGGGRRNLYGQHLALLAQLELTYADGRVERVVTDESWRASTGPILAADLYDGETYDARREAPGWTQAGFDDGAWHAVRVTSRDLATLVAPDGPPVRRIEERPPVRIFTSPSGKTLVDFGQNLVGWVRFTVRGEAGRTITLRHAEVLEHGELGTRPLRFADATDRYTLKGEGAETYEPRFTFHGFRYAEVEGWPGELTPSDLVAVVVHSDLERTGWFECSDSLVNKLHENVVWGMRGNFLDVPTDCPQRDERLGWTGDIAAFAPTATFLYDVTGFLTSWLADLTADQRDDGAVPAVIPHVLNETLPAAAWGDAATIVPWALYERTGDAHVLERQFDSMKAWVTYVHGRAGETLLWDRDFQFGDWLDPAAPPTNPAAGRTLPSVVATAYFARSAELVANAAHVLNRAEDERAYRALAADIRAAFAREYVTTSGRVLSDSGTAYALALQFALLPTPEQRARARRRLQEVVRENGYLISTGFVGTPLICDALCDAGNVEAAFRLLLQRECPSWLYPVTMGATTVWERWDSMLPDGSINPGEMTSFNHYALGAVADWLHRRVAGLAPATPGYRRLDVRPLIGGGFTFARARHVTPYGEARVAWRVHDGQVELDVVVPPNTTARVTLPATGNVLDVGSGHHTWTQAVPSNADRPVLSLDSDLDALLSVPGAYDAVRDLVARHSADHVDPFKRALRSSIVGANLRRAVWGVPHRDALLEKLTAALDALNTREDAST; encoded by the coding sequence ATGACCATCACCTCCCCAACCACGCCCGACGTCACTTCTTCTCAAACGCCACGCGTTCGCGACGTGCGCGCCGAACACCACCGCGAAGCGCGCGGCATCGGCGAAACGAAGCCGCGCGTCAGCTGGCGCACCGAAACGACGGCGGTCAATTGGCGGCAACGCGCGTACGAACTCGAAGCGCGCGACGCGAACGGCGACCTCATCGGCGTCACGGGCCGCTTGAAATCCGACGCGTCCCTCCTGCAACCCTGGCCGTTCCGACCGCTCACCGCTCGTGAACGCGTCGCCGTGCGCGTGCGCGTGTGGAGCGACGACGAGCGCGTCAGCGACTGGAGCGATCCCCTCGACATCGAACTCGGCCTGCTCGAGCCCAGCGACTGGACGGCACGCGTTATCACGCCCGACCGCGACGAAGACTTCACGACGCCGCAACCTTGCCCGCTCTTGCGCCGTGAGTTCGACGCACAACCCGGCGTGACACACGCGCGCTTGTACATCACGGCGCACGGCGTGTACGAAGCGCACCTCAACGGGCAGCGCGTCGGCGATCACGTGCTCGCGCCCGGCTGGACGAGTTACGACACGCGACTGCGCTACCAGACGTTCGACGTCACGCCCCTCGTGCGAACGGGTCGCAACGCCCTCGGCGCCTTGATCGGCGACGGCTGGTACCGCGGTCGACTTGGCTTCGGCGGTGGTCGCCGCAACTTGTACGGCCAGCACCTCGCGCTGCTCGCGCAACTCGAACTCACCTACGCCGACGGCCGCGTCGAACGTGTCGTCACGGACGAATCGTGGCGCGCAAGCACCGGACCGATCCTCGCGGCGGACCTGTACGACGGTGAAACGTACGACGCGCGCCGCGAAGCTCCCGGTTGGACGCAGGCGGGCTTCGACGATGGCGCGTGGCACGCCGTTCGCGTCACGTCACGTGACCTTGCCACGCTCGTCGCGCCTGACGGTCCGCCCGTCCGGCGAATCGAGGAACGACCGCCTGTCCGCATCTTCACGTCGCCCAGCGGAAAGACCCTCGTGGACTTCGGGCAGAACCTCGTCGGGTGGGTGCGCTTCACGGTGCGGGGCGAGGCGGGCCGCACGATCACCCTGCGGCACGCCGAGGTGCTGGAACACGGCGAGTTGGGCACGCGCCCCCTGCGCTTCGCGGACGCCACCGACCGCTACACCCTCAAAGGGGAGGGCGCCGAAACGTACGAACCGCGGTTCACGTTCCACGGCTTCCGCTACGCCGAAGTCGAAGGCTGGCCGGGCGAGCTCACCCCCAGCGATCTCGTCGCCGTCGTGGTTCACAGTGATCTCGAACGCACCGGCTGGTTCGAATGCAGCGATTCCCTCGTGAACAAGCTGCACGAAAACGTCGTGTGGGGCATGCGCGGCAACTTCCTCGACGTGCCGACCGATTGCCCGCAACGCGACGAACGCCTCGGTTGGACGGGCGACATCGCCGCGTTCGCGCCCACCGCGACCTTCCTGTACGACGTGACAGGCTTCCTCACGTCGTGGCTGGCGGACCTCACCGCCGATCAACGCGACGACGGCGCCGTACCCGCCGTGATTCCGCACGTTCTCAACGAAACGCTTCCGGCCGCCGCGTGGGGGGACGCCGCAACGATCGTGCCGTGGGCGCTGTACGAACGCACGGGCGACGCGCACGTCCTCGAACGACAGTTCGACAGCATGAAAGCCTGGGTGACTTACGTGCACGGCCGCGCCGGCGAGACGCTGCTGTGGGACCGCGACTTTCAATTCGGGGATTGGCTCGATCCGGCCGCGCCGCCCACCAACCCCGCGGCCGGACGAACCCTTCCGAGCGTCGTCGCGACCGCGTACTTCGCGCGTTCCGCTGAACTCGTCGCGAACGCAGCGCACGTGTTGAACCGCGCCGAAGACGAGCGCGCTTACCGCGCGCTCGCCGCTGACATTCGCGCAGCCTTCGCGCGTGAGTACGTCACGACTTCAGGCCGCGTCTTGAGCGACTCGGGCACCGCGTACGCCTTGGCCTTGCAGTTCGCGCTGCTTCCGACGCCCGAGCAGCGCGCGCGCGCGCGCCGTCGCTTACAAGAAGTCGTGCGGGAAAACGGCTACCTCATCTCCACCGGCTTCGTCGGCACGCCCCTCATCTGTGACGCGTTATGCGACGCCGGGAACGTCGAAGCGGCGTTTCGCTTGCTGCTGCAACGCGAGTGCCCGTCTTGGCTGTACCCCGTCACGATGGGCGCGACGACCGTTTGGGAGCGGTGGGACTCCATGCTGCCCGACGGTTCGATCAACCCGGGGGAGATGACGAGCTTCAATCACTACGCCCTCGGCGCGGTCGCCGATTGGCTGCATCGCCGCGTCGCCGGCCTCGCGCCGGCCACGCCCGGCTACCGACGCCTCGACGTTCGCCCCTTGATCGGCGGCGGCTTCACGTTCGCGCGCGCGCGGCACGTCACGCCGTACGGAGAGGCGCGCGTCGCTTGGCGCGTGCACGACGGTCAAGTTGAACTCGACGTCGTCGTGCCTCCCAACACCACGGCGCGCGTCACCTTGCCGGCGACCGGGAACGTGCTCGACGTGGGATCCGGGCATCACACGTGGACGCAGGCGGTCCCGTCGAACGCCGACCGCCCCGTCCTCTCGCTCGACAGCGACCTCGACGCCCTTTTGAGCGTTCCCGGTGCGTACGACGCCGTGCGCGACCTTGTCGCGCGACACTCCGCGGATCACGTCGACCCGTTCAAGCGAGCGCTGCGCAGCAGCATCGTCGGCGCGAACTTGAGGCGGGCCGTGTGGGGCGTTCCGCACCGCGACGCGCTGCTGGAGAAACTCACGGCGGCGCTCGACGCGCTCAACACGCGCGAGGACGCGAGCACGTGA
- a CDS encoding ABC transporter substrate-binding protein — MTTRRLTTVTALLLAATATLASAQGKKTVVFLSGQNEDVGYTRIISELSQEYAKTHPTFAYQYQNNTTDMTQKLQLLAASKNLPTMYSIGEPAFLQQLASQGQAMDLEATFKKVGIYNQLNPVAVEINKKLQGGKLLGLPLELNIEGFWYNKKLFADNGLKEPKTWDELLAAAEVFKKKGIQPFSASGQQKWPLTRILGGYAARKYGADVMERVKAGTLKLTDAGFVEAARMLQDMGKKGYFGLGVNTIDYDTAVDTFLQGKAAMFYMGSWELRTFNDAKRNKIGAQNIGFFNTPTVKGGKGTLNDWSINTGLAVAVNQSQNDAALGEWMKFVFSNYANRAMSELGMLTGFKVTKTPANVPALTKMTQQKLDTAKKGYLWFEGYFSAKATAVSQDNVQLLVTGDMSPQDYLAQLQAALR, encoded by the coding sequence ATGACCACCCGACGCTTGACCACCGTGACCGCCCTGCTGCTCGCCGCCACCGCCACCCTCGCGAGCGCCCAAGGCAAAAAGACCGTCGTCTTCCTGTCCGGGCAAAACGAAGACGTCGGGTACACCCGCATTATCAGCGAACTCTCCCAAGAGTACGCCAAGACCCACCCGACCTTCGCGTACCAATACCAAAACAACACCACCGACATGACGCAAAAGCTTCAGCTGCTCGCCGCCAGCAAGAACTTGCCCACCATGTACTCCATCGGCGAACCCGCCTTCCTGCAACAACTCGCTTCCCAAGGGCAAGCCATGGACCTCGAAGCGACCTTTAAGAAAGTCGGCATCTACAACCAACTCAATCCAGTCGCCGTCGAAATCAACAAAAAGCTTCAAGGCGGCAAACTCCTCGGCCTGCCCCTCGAACTCAACATCGAAGGCTTCTGGTACAACAAAAAGCTCTTCGCCGACAACGGCCTCAAAGAACCCAAGACGTGGGATGAGCTGCTCGCCGCCGCCGAAGTCTTCAAGAAAAAAGGCATTCAACCCTTCTCAGCGTCCGGTCAGCAGAAATGGCCGCTGACCCGCATCCTCGGCGGGTACGCCGCGCGCAAGTACGGCGCCGACGTCATGGAACGCGTCAAGGCAGGCACGCTCAAACTCACCGACGCCGGCTTCGTCGAAGCGGCGCGCATGCTGCAAGACATGGGCAAAAAAGGTTACTTCGGACTCGGCGTGAACACCATCGATTACGACACCGCCGTCGACACCTTCTTGCAAGGCAAAGCCGCGATGTTCTACATGGGCAGCTGGGAACTGCGGACCTTCAACGACGCCAAACGCAACAAGATCGGCGCGCAGAACATCGGCTTCTTCAACACCCCGACCGTCAAAGGCGGCAAAGGCACCCTCAACGACTGGTCAATCAACACCGGCTTGGCCGTGGCCGTGAACCAATCACAGAACGACGCTGCACTCGGCGAGTGGATGAAATTCGTGTTCAGCAATTACGCCAACCGCGCCATGAGCGAGCTTGGCATGCTCACAGGCTTCAAAGTCACCAAAACACCCGCGAACGTTCCCGCTCTGACCAAGATGACGCAGCAAAAGCTCGACACGGCCAAGAAAGGCTACTTGTGGTTCGAAGGCTACTTCTCCGCCAAAGCCACAGCCGTTTCGCAAGACAACGTGCAACTGCTCGTCACCGGCGACATGAGCCCGCAAGACTACCTCGCGCAACTGCAAGCTGCCTTGAGGTAA